The following coding sequences are from one Pseudomonadota bacterium window:
- a CDS encoding YdcH family protein, with protein MFSNRQEDVENLLNQNIEFRRLYNKHQELDKKVHAAETGLNPMEDLALVQLKKEKLWAKDQMARLLDSQH; from the coding sequence ATGTTCAGTAACCGGCAGGAAGATGTCGAAAACCTACTCAACCAAAATATCGAATTTCGTCGCCTGTACAACAAACACCAGGAGCTGGACAAAAAGGTCCATGCCGCCGAAACCGGTCTCAACCCGATGGAAGACCTGGCGCTGGTGCAGCTGAAAAAAGAAAAACTCTGGGCCAAAGACCAGATGGCCAGGCTGCTCGACTCGCAGCACTAA
- a CDS encoding cystathionine gamma-synthase: MSSSEDKNTGQETGQNAGIGTLAIHGGQSPDPTTGAIMPPIYATSTYVQESPGKHTGFEYSRTQNPTRFAYERCVAALEGGEAGFAFASGMAATSTILELLDAGTHIIALDDLYGGTFRLFERVRKRSANLDFDFISMPDVHALEAARRPETRMVWVETPSNPMLNVTDLTMVSQFCRQHGLLLVVDNTFATPMLQKPLDFGADIVMHSATKYLNGHSDMIGGMAVVASEELAEQMAFLQNSAGAVAGPFDAFLALRGLKTLHLRMERHCENAGELAQFLVRHPQVERVIYPGLQDHPQHALAKAQMTGFGGIVSFEIRGGREAAARMMERCRYFALAESLGGVESLINHPAIMTHASVPIERREALGMTDSLIRLSVGIEDVEDLRKDLLQALG; the protein is encoded by the coding sequence ATGAGCAGCAGCGAAGACAAAAACACCGGCCAGGAAACCGGCCAAAACGCCGGTATCGGGACGCTGGCCATTCACGGTGGTCAGTCACCGGACCCCACCACGGGGGCGATCATGCCGCCGATTTACGCGACGTCCACCTACGTCCAGGAAAGTCCCGGGAAGCACACCGGGTTTGAGTATTCGCGCACGCAAAACCCCACCCGCTTTGCCTACGAACGATGCGTGGCTGCCCTGGAGGGTGGGGAAGCCGGCTTTGCCTTTGCCTCGGGCATGGCGGCCACCAGCACCATCTTGGAGCTGCTTGACGCCGGCACCCACATTATCGCGTTAGACGACCTGTACGGCGGCACGTTCAGGCTGTTCGAACGGGTTCGCAAACGCAGCGCCAACCTCGACTTCGACTTTATTTCGATGCCGGACGTTCATGCGCTCGAGGCCGCTCGGCGCCCGGAGACCCGCATGGTGTGGGTGGAGACGCCCAGTAACCCGATGCTGAACGTGACCGATCTGACGATGGTGTCACAGTTTTGCCGGCAGCACGGCTTGTTGCTGGTGGTGGACAACACTTTTGCCACGCCGATGCTCCAAAAGCCCTTGGACTTTGGCGCTGACATCGTGATGCACTCGGCAACCAAGTATCTCAATGGCCACTCCGACATGATCGGAGGCATGGCCGTGGTGGCGAGTGAAGAGCTGGCCGAGCAGATGGCGTTCCTGCAAAACTCCGCTGGCGCGGTAGCGGGGCCGTTTGATGCTTTCCTGGCGCTGCGGGGTCTCAAGACGCTGCACCTGCGAATGGAGCGTCACTGTGAGAACGCCGGCGAGCTTGCGCAGTTCCTGGTGAGACATCCTCAGGTTGAGCGGGTGATCTACCCCGGCCTCCAGGACCATCCACAGCACGCCTTGGCCAAAGCCCAGATGACGGGCTTTGGCGGCATCGTCTCGTTCGAGATTCGCGGGGGGCGGGAGGCTGCGGCCCGGATGATGGAGCGCTGTCGCTACTTTGCACTCGCCGAGTCGCTCGGCGGCGTTGAGAGTCTGATCAACCACCCGGCTATCATGACCCACGCGTCTGTCCCCATAGAGCGCCGCGAGGCGTTGGGTATGACCGACAGCCTGATCCGACTGTCGGTGGGAATCGAAGACGTGGAGGATTTAAGAAAGGACCTGCTCCAGGCCCTGGGGTAA
- a CDS encoding LpqB family beta-propeller domain-containing protein, whose amino-acid sequence MVVAELHPITDAGLPDRFSLGEYRIDLATQLISHLNREIRLTPKATGVLRVLATHAGRAVRRDTLLEEVWREAFPTDDVLSHAITELRRALDDDPRDSRVIETIPRVGYRLLVTPELTAPPGPEAIYALKSAPSLPVVWGLGGLLTGVVLTYLVMSRQVPVERPQALPAPLSQAVPLTVAPGQERMPAVSADGRQIVYAAQSAPGQTYDLFIRRSGADQPIRFTATEEASELVPTWSPTGEEVAFFRYSRDDCELVIKPLVGGFERRIGDCEPSAVTYLDWSPDGRHLAITGPIDHSSIGGVALLDVNTGETRTLPYAKARSEHDLQPLFSPDGESIMFRRGAYPRSDLFMLASDGSQLTQLTDLGAQILGFDWLPDGKTAWFCSDYGGRNALWQLDLASRRVQLMEIGCPYMLSIARDARVMAYQHVTVDPSLMEVNLNEAQDPVRALFMSTRIEAEPSYDPEGRRVVFVSDRSGDNQLWIGDLDSGEVFQLTRHQGMNLSDPSWTPDAQRVYYVGRGGSGESMYEVDVSSGIVRRLTDNSEKVRAVSVSRDGSSVLYASNRSGDWQIWRMNVADDSKTQLTVNGGTLPVDPLNDGWVYYTKLSRFGLWRIPASGGDEELVTHLLEFYNHDSWVLNERGIYLTLIVDQSPSAIYRIPWSAEAAPQLISPINGGSDMISLKDVSSDGSRMLMVRWQNTQQDIMVSRDW is encoded by the coding sequence ATGGTGGTAGCTGAGCTTCATCCGATTACCGATGCGGGGCTCCCGGACCGTTTCTCCCTGGGTGAATACCGGATTGATCTTGCTACTCAGCTGATTTCTCACCTAAATCGGGAAATTCGTCTTACGCCAAAAGCGACTGGAGTGCTGCGGGTTTTGGCAACACATGCCGGTCGGGCGGTTCGCCGAGATACGCTGCTCGAAGAGGTGTGGCGCGAGGCGTTTCCCACCGACGACGTGTTGTCGCACGCCATTACCGAGCTGCGGCGCGCGCTCGACGACGACCCTCGAGATAGCCGGGTCATCGAAACCATCCCGCGGGTCGGCTATCGGCTCCTGGTCACGCCGGAGCTGACCGCACCGCCGGGTCCTGAAGCGATCTACGCGCTCAAAAGCGCGCCCTCCCTGCCGGTTGTGTGGGGGCTCGGGGGCTTGTTGACCGGGGTTGTGTTGACCTATCTGGTCATGAGCCGCCAAGTGCCGGTAGAACGCCCTCAGGCCTTGCCGGCGCCCCTGTCGCAGGCGGTACCGCTCACCGTGGCGCCGGGACAGGAACGCATGCCGGCCGTCTCGGCGGACGGACGCCAGATTGTTTACGCCGCCCAGTCGGCGCCAGGTCAGACTTACGATCTGTTCATTCGGCGCAGCGGCGCCGATCAGCCGATACGCTTTACTGCCACCGAGGAGGCCAGTGAACTGGTCCCGACCTGGTCACCTACCGGCGAGGAGGTTGCGTTCTTTCGCTACTCGCGGGACGACTGTGAGCTGGTCATCAAGCCGCTGGTCGGTGGCTTCGAGCGCCGAATTGGAGACTGTGAGCCCAGCGCTGTCACCTATCTGGACTGGTCTCCGGACGGGCGGCATTTGGCCATCACCGGGCCGATCGATCACAGCAGCATCGGCGGCGTCGCGCTGCTGGACGTGAACACCGGTGAGACCCGCACGCTCCCCTACGCCAAGGCTCGGAGCGAGCATGACCTCCAGCCGCTGTTCTCACCGGACGGAGAATCCATCATGTTTCGCCGCGGAGCCTATCCTCGCAGCGATCTGTTTATGCTGGCGAGCGACGGCTCACAGCTGACTCAGCTCACTGATCTCGGCGCCCAGATTCTCGGTTTTGACTGGCTGCCGGACGGCAAAACCGCCTGGTTTTGCAGCGATTATGGCGGCCGAAACGCGCTGTGGCAGCTGGACCTGGCTAGCCGTCGCGTGCAGCTCATGGAGATCGGCTGTCCTTACATGCTGTCTATCGCCCGCGATGCGCGCGTGATGGCCTATCAGCATGTCACCGTCGATCCCAGCCTGATGGAGGTGAATCTCAACGAGGCACAGGATCCGGTCAGAGCCTTGTTTATGTCGACGCGTATCGAGGCTGAACCCTCCTATGATCCGGAGGGGCGGCGAGTCGTATTTGTCTCCGACCGCAGCGGCGACAACCAGCTTTGGATCGGAGATCTCGACAGCGGCGAGGTCTTCCAGCTCACCCGCCATCAGGGAATGAACCTGTCGGACCCCAGCTGGACGCCGGACGCCCAGCGCGTTTACTACGTCGGGCGGGGCGGCAGCGGTGAATCGATGTACGAAGTGGACGTCTCTTCCGGCATCGTCCGTCGCCTGACCGACAACTCGGAGAAGGTGAGGGCAGTCTCGGTGTCCCGGGATGGTTCCAGCGTTCTGTATGCTTCCAACCGCAGCGGCGACTGGCAAATCTGGCGCATGAATGTAGCGGATGACTCCAAGACGCAGCTGACGGTCAATGGGGGGACGCTGCCCGTGGATCCGCTCAACGACGGATGGGTTTATTACACCAAGCTGAGCCGGTTTGGCCTTTGGCGAATCCCGGCCAGCGGCGGTGACGAGGAGCTCGTGACCCATCTGCTGGAGTTCTACAACCACGACAGCTGGGTGCTCAACGAACGCGGGATCTACCTGACGCTCATCGTGGACCAATCGCCGTCAGCCATCTACCGCATTCCCTGGTCGGCTGAGGCGGCGCCCCAGCTCATCTCCCCAATCAACGGCGGCAGCGACATGATCAGCCTCAAAGACGTGAGCTCCGACGGCAGCCGGATGCTGATGGTGCGCTGGCAAAACACCCAGCAGGACATCATGGTTTCCCGCGACTGGTAG
- a CDS encoding pyridoxal-phosphate dependent enzyme translates to MQVFDNVLEMVGRTPMVRANRLDVGPCELYLKLEALNPGGSIKDRIGRHMIEAAEKSGELKPGATLVEGTAGNTGLGLALAAAQKGYPLILVVPDKMSREKIFNLKAMGAEVILTRSDVAKGHPQYYQDLAQQIASETPDAFFINQFGNPSNPEAHRLTTGPEIWVQMDHNVDAIVFGVGSSGTMTGLSQYFSEVAPNLDLVIADPVGSILTEYVNEGTISEKSASWMVEGIGEDFLPVISDFSRVAKAYAITDAESFAAGRELLLREGVLGGSSTGTIIAAAQKYCQEQTEPKRVVAFVCDTGNKYLSKMYNDYWMLDNGFLERKQHGNLRDLIMRPYWKHDTVTVGPAEPLTSAYARMKLYDVSQLPVMDDEELVGIIDESDVLLAVYDHEERFSDPVSSAMTSDLDFVPVDADLRSLLPIFDAGKVAIVREDDRFLGLITRIDLLNYLRRSTDRG, encoded by the coding sequence ATGCAAGTATTCGACAATGTGCTGGAGATGGTCGGCCGCACCCCGATGGTTCGCGCCAATCGTTTGGACGTGGGGCCCTGCGAGCTGTATTTGAAGCTGGAGGCGCTGAATCCTGGCGGTTCGATCAAAGACCGGATCGGGCGCCACATGATTGAGGCCGCCGAGAAGTCCGGTGAGCTCAAGCCCGGCGCGACGCTCGTCGAGGGAACCGCCGGCAATACCGGGCTCGGACTGGCGCTGGCCGCCGCACAAAAAGGATATCCGCTGATCCTTGTGGTGCCCGATAAGATGAGTCGGGAAAAGATTTTTAATCTGAAGGCCATGGGTGCGGAGGTCATCCTTACCCGATCAGACGTGGCCAAAGGCCATCCCCAGTATTACCAGGACCTTGCTCAGCAGATCGCCAGCGAGACGCCTGATGCCTTCTTTATCAACCAGTTCGGCAATCCCAGCAACCCGGAAGCGCACCGCCTGACCACCGGTCCGGAGATCTGGGTGCAGATGGACCACAACGTGGATGCGATTGTCTTCGGGGTGGGTTCCAGCGGCACCATGACCGGCCTGTCGCAGTATTTCAGCGAGGTGGCGCCAAACCTGGACCTCGTCATTGCCGATCCGGTCGGATCGATACTCACCGAATACGTCAACGAGGGAACGATCAGCGAGAAGAGCGCTAGCTGGATGGTGGAGGGGATCGGTGAAGACTTTCTGCCGGTGATCAGCGACTTTTCGCGCGTTGCCAAGGCTTACGCCATCACTGACGCTGAGAGTTTTGCCGCCGGCCGAGAGCTGCTGCTCAGGGAGGGGGTCCTCGGCGGATCCTCGACCGGAACGATCATCGCTGCAGCGCAGAAATACTGCCAGGAGCAGACCGAGCCGAAGCGGGTGGTGGCGTTTGTCTGCGACACGGGCAACAAGTACCTGTCCAAGATGTACAACGACTACTGGATGCTCGACAACGGGTTTTTGGAGCGCAAGCAGCACGGCAATCTTCGGGATTTGATCATGCGCCCCTACTGGAAGCACGACACGGTGACCGTCGGGCCGGCGGAGCCGCTGACGTCCGCGTACGCCCGGATGAAGCTGTACGACGTGTCCCAGCTGCCGGTGATGGACGACGAGGAGCTGGTTGGCATCATCGATGAATCTGACGTGCTTCTCGCCGTCTACGATCATGAGGAGCGATTCTCAGATCCGGTCAGTTCCGCGATGACGTCGGACCTGGATTTTGTGCCGGTGGACGCTGACCTGCGGTCGCTGCTGCCGATCTTTGATGCTGGCAAGGTTGCCATTGTGCGAGAAGATGACCGGTTTCTCGGTCTGATCACCCGGATCGACCTTTTGAACTATCTACGACGGAGCACCGACCGGGGATGA
- a CDS encoding AraC family transcriptional regulator codes for MTGTTSAARQLRPDIIRRLNRARQFIEDNYDRHISLDDMAAAAFMSSAHFLRQFKQQFDITPYQYLTECRLQSAQELLLNTEIAITDIVFASGFGNRSAFSRLFKERCGVSPLEFRRHYPRA; via the coding sequence ATGACAGGAACCACCTCGGCAGCACGCCAGTTAAGACCCGACATTATTCGCCGATTGAACCGCGCCCGGCAGTTTATTGAGGATAACTACGACCGCCACATCAGTCTCGACGACATGGCGGCGGCCGCGTTTATGTCCAGCGCCCACTTTCTGCGGCAATTCAAGCAGCAGTTCGACATCACGCCCTATCAGTATCTGACCGAGTGCCGTCTGCAGTCGGCCCAGGAGCTGCTGCTCAATACGGAAATTGCCATCACGGACATCGTGTTTGCCAGCGGCTTTGGCAATCGAAGCGCATTCTCGCGGCTCTTTAAGGAGCGCTGCGGCGTATCGCCCCTGGAGTTTCGCCGCCACTACCCGAGGGCCTAA